A window of Pullulanibacillus sp. KACC 23026 genomic DNA:
AGCGACATTGAAAAGAAGAAGTAGGCTAACCATCCGAATAGCCGAATGAGATGCCAGGTATCAAATAGCTGTAAAAAGTTTTGCATATACATCCACCTTTATCCCTATAAATTAAGCGGCTCCCGATTGACGGTCACTGAATATATCCATTTGAGCTTTGCGTATTGTTAAAACGAAAACTGAAAAGGCAATGCCAACCGTCCCCACGCCCCCACCTTGTTTTTTAATCTGTATCAACTATTGACACTTCAATTTCCCATTTTCGATTAGCTGATTCTTTGCTTTTGAACCAATTCTCCATCTGCTTTCACCAACAAATAATGAACATTAGGCATTTTGGTGCTAAACCACTCTTCACGTTCCTGCCCATTTAGCAAGAAGCACATCTTCGCTGCAACTTCTGCTTCAACACAAGTTTCGGCGATGGCGGTTGCCTGAACAATTTCTGACTCTAACACTTTACCTGTTCGCCCGTCCAACAAGTGATGCTTCGTTTCGCTCCCTTGTTTCCAACTTCTATAAACGCGATTAGACGTCGCGATACTCGCATTCTTAAAGGTAAAGATGCCAAGCTCCTTACGCTTATCCCAAGCATCGGTAACACCAATCTTCCATTGCTTCTCACCGCTTGACCAAACCGTCATGTCGCCCCCTCCATCAACAATCCCGTAATCCGCACCGTGCTCCTTCAGCCACATAGCCGCTCCCTGCACGGCATAGCCTTTGCCAATTCCTCCAAGATCAATTTGGAGGTCGGTGTTTTTGACCACTGTCAATTCCTCTTTAAAGATAAAGGGCTGCTCTTCTAAGCGGTAGGGTTCAAGGAGCCCCTCTTCGGATGATGTAAAAGGAAAACTTCTATTATAGCCTTGTTGTTCCAGCGCTTTCTTTA
This region includes:
- a CDS encoding FAD:protein FMN transferase, with amino-acid sequence MDPYTAELMNTQFYIDVSDQVDDNWKDYVGEWLHYVNAEWSRFQKDNELDRINQAPKGTELVLPPALYGCLKMADQYRAITQDRFSPYLKKALEQQGYNRSFPFTSSEEGLLEPYRLEEQPFIFKEELTVVKNTDLQIDLGGIGKGYAVQGAAMWLKEHGADYGIVDGGGDMTVWSSGEKQWKIGVTDAWDKRKELGIFTFKNASIATSNRVYRSWKQGSETKHHLLDGRTGKVLESEIVQATAIAETCVEAEVAAKMCFLLNGQEREEWFSTKMPNVHYLLVKADGELVQKQRIS